From a single Nitrogeniibacter mangrovi genomic region:
- the rpmF gene encoding 50S ribosomal protein L32 has product MAVQQNKKSPSKRGMRRAHDGLATAPLAVEATTGEVHLRHHISPNGFYRGKKVVKAKGE; this is encoded by the coding sequence ATGGCTGTTCAACAGAACAAAAAGTCGCCCTCCAAGCGTGGCATGCGCCGCGCCCATGATGGGCTGGCGACCGCCCCGCTGGCGGTTGAAGCGACCACCGGTGAGGTCCACCTGCGTCATCACATCAGCCCGAACGGTTTCTACCGCGGCAAGAAGGTCGTCAAGGCCAAAGGCGAGTAA
- the plsX gene encoding phosphate acyltransferase PlsX produces MDVSIAIDCMGGDHGPSVTVPAACAFLSRDPVAHVTLVGDPAAIEPLIERVAPAVRERMRVQPATQVVGMDEPPANALRGKKDSSMRVAINLVKSGEAQAAVSAGNTGALMAISRFVLKTLPGIDRPAIATVLPSLRGHSYVLDLGANVDCSAEHLLQFGIMGAMLVSAVEHKDRPSVGLLNIGEEEIKGNDVVKQAAELLRGSGLNFYGNVEGDDIYKGTTDVVVCDGFVGNVALKTSEGLAQMLATFLREEFKRNFMTKLMALVAMPALAHFKRRVDHRQYNGAVLLGLRGVVVKSHGSADAFAFEQAIARTAEAAGNRLIERIGERMAVREEVA; encoded by the coding sequence ATGGATGTAAGTATTGCGATCGACTGCATGGGCGGTGATCACGGCCCGTCAGTGACGGTGCCGGCCGCGTGTGCATTCCTCAGTCGCGACCCTGTCGCCCATGTCACTCTGGTGGGCGATCCGGCGGCGATCGAACCGCTGATCGAACGTGTCGCACCCGCCGTGCGCGAACGGATGCGGGTTCAGCCGGCTACTCAGGTGGTGGGTATGGATGAGCCCCCGGCGAACGCCTTGCGCGGCAAGAAAGACTCGTCGATGCGGGTGGCCATCAATCTGGTCAAGTCGGGTGAGGCCCAGGCGGCGGTCTCGGCCGGGAACACCGGCGCGCTGATGGCCATTTCCCGATTCGTGCTCAAGACATTGCCAGGCATCGATCGTCCGGCCATTGCGACCGTGCTGCCGTCGCTGCGCGGCCATTCCTATGTGCTTGATCTGGGTGCCAACGTGGACTGCTCGGCCGAGCATCTTCTGCAGTTCGGCATCATGGGCGCCATGCTCGTGTCGGCGGTCGAGCACAAGGATCGCCCCTCGGTCGGTCTGCTCAACATCGGCGAGGAAGAGATCAAGGGCAACGACGTGGTCAAGCAGGCGGCCGAGCTGCTGCGCGGCAGCGGTCTGAACTTTTACGGCAACGTCGAGGGCGACGATATCTACAAAGGGACGACGGACGTGGTCGTGTGCGACGGTTTTGTCGGCAACGTGGCGCTCAAGACCTCCGAGGGGCTGGCGCAAATGCTCGCGACCTTCCTGCGCGAGGAATTCAAGCGCAACTTTATGACGAAGCTCATGGCGCTCGTCGCCATGCCTGCGCTGGCCCATTTCAAGCGCCGTGTGGACCACCGCCAGTACAATGGGGCGGTGCTGCTCGGCTTGCGTGGCGTGGTGGTGAAGAGCCATGGCTCGGCGGACGCCTTTGCGTTCGAACAGGCCATCGCACGCACGGCCGAAGCCGCCGGCAACCGTTTGATTGAACGCATCGGCGAGCGCATGGCGGTTCGCGAGGAGGTGGCTTGA